One window of the Archaeoglobus sulfaticallidus PM70-1 genome contains the following:
- a CDS encoding DEAD/DEAH box helicase yields MRVSELEEYISPFSVKILEDRGIRELFPPQKEVIELGLFSRKNFVISIPTASGKTLIAELAMVREIMEGGKCLYIVPLRALASEKFEEFSIWEKIGIKTGYSVGDYESKDEWLGECDIIITTSEKADSFLRNSASWIKKISCIVVDEIHLIDSFKRGPVLEILIAKMRKINPDIRIIGLSATIPNSEEIAGWLDAELYTSEWRPTELYEGVYLRNRLELFHNGECRVKRIDGGLDALIAECLEDGGQVLVFDSTRRNAESTAVKISKITKKFVGDEVDEIANAVLEENDGDMSKKLSECIKKGSAFHHAGLLNSQRKTVEDAFKSNLIKVLVATPTLSAGVNLPARRVIIKSYHRFEPNLGNVPIKVLEYKQMAGRAGRPGLDPVGEAIVIVRSSKEKEKVIQRFIHGTPEDIESKLKVEKHLRFHILSIISEGFAKDFRSLSDFFSLTFFFYQNGIAPDYEIKRVLNQLENWGFITQENLGFVNLAGETGGGGLAPTELGKLVSKLYIDPLTGFIFYDTLEKFDDLSEVAILHTLCRTPDMETLYIRKYDDWVEELADKFRNELTYFPSELSTEYDWFLSEFKTAMCLYEWISEVDEDLVCSRYNISPGDLRRITETAEWLIYSFRRIANFLDHPVQSELVKLESRIKYGIKDELIDLIEVKGIGRARARKLYNYGIRSKEDLLENRAKVSELIGKKWAERIIGEITGEKDFS; encoded by the coding sequence GTGAGAGTTTCTGAACTTGAGGAATACATATCACCCTTTTCAGTGAAGATTCTGGAAGATAGAGGTATAAGGGAGCTATTTCCACCTCAGAAAGAGGTTATAGAGCTTGGCTTATTCTCCAGAAAGAATTTCGTAATTTCAATACCAACAGCCAGCGGAAAAACTCTGATCGCTGAACTGGCAATGGTGAGAGAGATAATGGAGGGAGGAAAATGCCTGTACATAGTTCCTCTGAGAGCATTGGCTTCTGAAAAATTTGAGGAGTTTAGCATCTGGGAGAAAATTGGTATAAAAACGGGCTACTCTGTTGGTGATTACGAATCAAAAGATGAATGGCTGGGAGAGTGCGATATTATAATAACCACCAGCGAGAAAGCGGACTCCTTTCTGAGAAACTCTGCAAGCTGGATAAAGAAGATTTCCTGCATTGTTGTTGATGAGATACACCTGATAGACTCATTCAAGAGGGGCCCCGTTCTGGAGATTCTGATTGCCAAGATGAGAAAAATTAACCCAGATATAAGGATCATCGGACTTTCTGCTACAATACCTAACTCCGAAGAAATTGCCGGATGGCTGGATGCTGAGCTTTATACCTCTGAATGGAGACCTACAGAGCTTTATGAGGGAGTATATCTCAGAAACAGGCTTGAATTGTTTCATAACGGAGAGTGCCGTGTAAAGAGAATTGATGGTGGGCTGGATGCGTTGATTGCTGAATGCCTGGAAGATGGAGGGCAGGTACTGGTTTTCGACTCTACAAGAAGGAACGCCGAATCAACCGCTGTTAAGATCTCGAAGATAACAAAGAAGTTCGTGGGGGATGAGGTGGATGAGATCGCAAATGCTGTTCTTGAGGAGAACGATGGGGATATGAGCAAAAAACTCTCAGAATGCATAAAAAAGGGTTCAGCATTCCATCATGCTGGTCTGCTGAACTCGCAGAGGAAAACTGTGGAAGATGCCTTCAAAAGTAATCTGATAAAGGTTCTTGTAGCAACCCCTACGCTCTCTGCAGGAGTAAACCTTCCGGCGAGGAGGGTTATAATAAAGAGCTATCACCGATTTGAGCCGAATCTGGGTAATGTGCCGATAAAGGTTCTCGAATACAAGCAGATGGCTGGAAGAGCGGGAAGGCCGGGACTTGATCCGGTGGGAGAGGCGATAGTAATTGTTAGATCGTCAAAAGAGAAGGAGAAAGTTATCCAGAGGTTCATTCATGGAACTCCAGAAGACATCGAATCGAAGCTTAAAGTGGAAAAGCATCTGAGATTTCACATACTGTCAATAATCTCGGAGGGATTCGCCAAGGACTTCAGGTCTCTCTCGGATTTTTTCTCGCTGACATTCTTTTTCTACCAGAACGGTATAGCTCCTGATTACGAGATAAAGCGGGTTCTCAACCAGCTTGAGAACTGGGGTTTTATAACTCAGGAGAACTTGGGCTTTGTTAATCTGGCTGGTGAAACTGGAGGTGGAGGTCTGGCTCCAACAGAACTCGGAAAGCTGGTTTCAAAGCTTTACATAGATCCCCTCACCGGGTTCATATTTTATGATACCTTGGAAAAATTTGATGATCTCTCAGAGGTTGCAATCCTTCATACCCTTTGCAGAACGCCTGATATGGAAACCCTGTATATAAGAAAGTACGACGACTGGGTTGAGGAACTTGCAGATAAGTTCAGAAATGAGCTAACTTACTTCCCGTCAGAACTCTCAACGGAATATGACTGGTTTCTGTCTGAGTTCAAAACGGCAATGTGTCTTTACGAATGGATATCGGAGGTGGATGAGGATCTGGTCTGTTCGAGGTACAACATCTCTCCGGGAGATCTAAGGAGGATCACAGAGACGGCTGAGTGGCTGATATACTCTTTCAGGAGGATAGCGAACTTTCTGGATCATCCTGTACAGAGCGAGCTTGTGAAGCTTGAATCGAGGATAAAGTACGGGATAAAAGACGAACTTATAGATCTCATCGAGGTAAAGGGGATTGGCAGAGCAAGAGCGAGAAAGCTGTACAATTATGGAATAAGGAGCAAAGAGGATTTGCTTGAAAACAGGGCGAAAGTCTCGGAACTCATTGGCAAGAAGTGGGCTGAAAGAATCATAGGAGAAATCACAGGAGAAAAGGATTTTAGCTGA
- a CDS encoding sugar phosphate nucleotidyltransferase, which translates to MKVIIMAGGYATRLWPITKTKPKPLLPLGKKTIIDLIYEKIRKFGYPIYVSTNKRFENDFKKWAKDKDARLIIEETLKEEEKLGAVRALGEIAKDLDDELFVIAGDNLFSFNLEDMLKFYKTKKSAITALYDVGDVELAKRYGVAEIDNDRIVRFYEKPEKPPSTLVGIGIYILNREAVDYLVEYTDSGEKRDNLGDFLSYLCQKTEVYGYPFTNGNWYDVGNADSYIEALKFYIEYDIGYIEVDRIVKIIPPVVIEDGCVIRGRSMIGPYAYIGKNCYIENSDVSESVIFDDVVLRKAKLWRSIIDEKCEIRNLELSGSIIGGHAKIQRGEL; encoded by the coding sequence ATGAAGGTCATAATAATGGCTGGTGGTTATGCAACAAGACTGTGGCCCATAACAAAAACTAAGCCCAAACCCCTTCTACCTCTTGGAAAGAAAACGATAATAGATCTGATATACGAAAAAATCCGAAAATTCGGATATCCAATATATGTGTCCACCAACAAGAGGTTCGAGAACGACTTCAAAAAGTGGGCGAAAGATAAAGATGCCAGACTCATAATCGAGGAAACCCTCAAGGAAGAGGAGAAGCTTGGAGCTGTCAGAGCTTTGGGAGAGATAGCAAAGGATCTTGATGACGAGCTTTTTGTTATTGCTGGTGATAATCTCTTCTCGTTCAATTTAGAGGATATGCTGAAGTTCTACAAAACAAAAAAATCAGCCATCACTGCTTTGTATGATGTTGGAGATGTCGAGCTTGCTAAGAGGTATGGTGTGGCCGAGATAGACAACGACAGGATTGTGAGGTTCTATGAAAAACCCGAAAAGCCACCATCAACTCTCGTCGGGATAGGCATATACATTCTGAACAGGGAGGCAGTGGATTACCTGGTGGAATATACAGATTCAGGTGAAAAGAGAGACAACCTTGGAGATTTTCTGTCCTATCTGTGTCAGAAGACAGAGGTATATGGCTACCCATTCACAAACGGGAACTGGTATGATGTGGGAAATGCGGATTCGTACATCGAAGCCCTGAAATTCTACATAGAGTACGATATTGGCTACATCGAGGTTGACAGGATAGTCAAGATAATTCCACCGGTTGTTATAGAGGATGGTTGCGTGATAAGGGGGAGATCAATGATAGGACCATATGCCTACATAGGCAAAAACTGCTACATCGAAAACTCAGATGTCAGTGAGTCGGTTATATTTGATGATGTTGTGCTGAGGAAGGCCAAGCTGTGGAGGAGCATAATCGATGAGAAGTGCGAGATAAGGAATCTTGAGCTGAGTGGCTCGATAATAGGAGGACATGCGAAGATACAGCGGGGTGAATTGTAG
- a CDS encoding winged helix-turn-helix domain-containing protein, with amino-acid sequence MPDEKLARALRAKIRRQILCEISRNGKMSVHQIAKKLGVTEYTASRHLKILYDLGIVDFEMRPPEKYYFIRLKSFKKLLDVYEEVTKEMKMYA; translated from the coding sequence ATGCCAGATGAGAAGCTCGCAAGAGCATTGAGAGCCAAAATTAGAAGGCAGATTCTGTGTGAGATTTCACGAAATGGTAAGATGAGTGTACATCAGATAGCCAAAAAGCTTGGAGTGACAGAGTACACAGCATCAAGACACCTCAAAATCCTGTACGATCTTGGGATAGTGGATTTCGAGATGAGGCCGCCTGAGAAGTACTACTTCATAAGGCTGAAATCATTTAAAAAGCTGCTGGATGTGTATGAGGAAGTAACAAAAGAAATGAAGATGTATGCTTAA
- a CDS encoding ATP/GTP-binding protein, producing the protein MNLLILGHAGSGKSTLVKNFSEFLRGSYSVKTVNLDPASTPCYTASIDSRKFVRTEDIMKRFNLGINGALMKSMEMLKDYIDHLIVKDDIVLYDTPGQLELFLFTDFGEVFSERLGKDTTAIFLIDSGLCRSPEKYLSAIFQSAVISLRTGVETITIFNKADISSPPKFEEVVEYIEQEEGVLPELLKGILPFRELTSLRFREMVISARNGTGFDELIGMINEIHCSCGDLS; encoded by the coding sequence GTGAACCTGCTTATCCTTGGTCATGCCGGGAGCGGGAAGAGCACGCTCGTAAAGAATTTCAGCGAGTTTTTGAGGGGTAGCTACTCTGTAAAAACGGTTAACCTCGATCCAGCCTCCACACCTTGCTACACTGCGAGCATAGATTCGAGGAAGTTTGTGAGGACTGAAGACATTATGAAAAGGTTCAACCTTGGAATAAATGGAGCTTTGATGAAGTCCATGGAGATGCTCAAAGATTATATCGATCATCTGATCGTAAAAGACGACATTGTCCTCTACGATACCCCTGGACAGCTTGAACTCTTCTTGTTCACGGATTTTGGCGAAGTCTTTTCGGAGAGACTGGGAAAAGATACAACAGCCATATTTCTTATAGATTCAGGCTTGTGCAGAAGTCCAGAAAAGTATCTCTCAGCAATATTCCAGTCTGCTGTGATTTCTTTGAGGACTGGGGTCGAAACCATAACCATTTTCAATAAGGCAGATATCTCAAGCCCGCCGAAGTTTGAAGAGGTGGTTGAATACATTGAGCAGGAGGAGGGCGTTCTGCCGGAGTTGTTGAAGGGCATACTGCCATTCAGAGAACTAACATCGCTCAGATTCAGAGAGATGGTGATATCTGCCAGAAACGGAACTGGATTTGATGAGCTTATCGGAATGATAAATGAGATACACTGCTCCTGTGGGGATCTGAGTTAG
- a CDS encoding NAD-dependent epimerase/dehydratase family protein, with the protein MTVLVTGADGYVGWCVLLRLAETMPDERIIGVDNFARRRWVEEVGSRSLIPILSPEKRKEIVEEEYGKVSFINGDLTSQEFVNTMLRVYQPDTIIHLAAQPSAPYSQISWEKAVYTMYNNNVSTLNLLWGLKENGMLNTHFISATTTGVYGSPEYPIPEGFYEVEYKGGRDVVPHPHMAGSFYHMSKCNDINHMWLANKQWGLNISDVRVGIVTGATTEEAKGELSTRFDFDFYFGVVTHRFCAQAMIGYPITVYGKGLQGKPFVTLEDCVKSFVELAIKGGEGYKVYNQTVGAVKIVELAEIIREAAMEEIGLEVEIKHVPNPRVEKEDHEMIMENDNFRKLVGKPQDLKDAIKDIFTAIEPRKKIIEAYKDRFLPKALLDRK; encoded by the coding sequence GTGACAGTACTGGTAACAGGAGCTGATGGTTATGTCGGATGGTGTGTTCTGCTAAGGCTTGCCGAGACCATGCCTGATGAAAGGATAATTGGAGTTGACAACTTTGCAAGAAGGAGATGGGTTGAGGAAGTTGGATCAAGATCACTCATACCGATACTCTCTCCAGAAAAGAGGAAAGAGATTGTTGAAGAAGAATATGGAAAGGTTTCATTCATAAACGGTGATCTAACCTCCCAGGAATTCGTCAATACCATGCTGAGAGTGTATCAGCCCGACACGATCATACATTTAGCCGCCCAGCCCTCAGCACCATACTCGCAAATTAGCTGGGAGAAGGCTGTATATACGATGTACAACAACAATGTTTCCACATTGAATCTGCTATGGGGTCTGAAAGAGAACGGCATGCTCAACACTCATTTCATTTCAGCCACAACAACAGGTGTTTATGGATCTCCAGAATATCCAATACCGGAAGGATTCTACGAGGTTGAGTACAAGGGTGGCAGAGATGTTGTTCCACACCCTCACATGGCAGGCAGCTTCTACCACATGAGCAAGTGCAACGACATCAACCACATGTGGCTGGCCAACAAACAGTGGGGACTGAACATCTCGGATGTTAGAGTGGGAATTGTCACTGGAGCCACTACCGAGGAGGCTAAAGGAGAATTATCGACCCGCTTTGACTTCGATTTCTACTTTGGAGTCGTCACCCACAGATTCTGTGCACAGGCCATGATTGGGTATCCAATAACCGTTTACGGCAAGGGTCTGCAAGGGAAACCCTTCGTGACACTTGAAGACTGCGTTAAATCTTTCGTTGAGCTTGCCATAAAAGGAGGAGAGGGATACAAAGTCTACAACCAGACCGTTGGTGCCGTGAAAATAGTGGAGCTGGCTGAAATAATCAGAGAAGCTGCAATGGAGGAAATAGGGCTTGAAGTGGAGATAAAGCATGTACCGAATCCGAGGGTTGAGAAAGAGGATCACGAGATGATCATGGAGAACGATAACTTCAGAAAGCTCGTTGGTAAACCCCAGGATCTGAAAGATGCCATAAAAGATATCTTCACAGCCATAGAGCCAAGAAAGAAGATTATTGAAGCATACAAAGACAGATTTTTGCCGAAAGCCTTGCTTGATCGAAAATGA
- a CDS encoding acetyl-CoA carboxylase biotin carboxylase subunit, whose amino-acid sequence MFSKILVANRGEVAVRVMRACKEMGIKTVAVYSDADRKAFHRVYANECYYIGDSDPKKSYLNMDKIIDVAKKSDSEAIHPGYGFLSENAEFAKRCEEEGIVFIGPPSKVISAMGSKVNARKLMRNAGVPVIPGSDAIETLEEAKAFAEKIGYPVAVKASGGGGGIGINIANNEGELERAFKRSKKLGESYFKDPSVYIEKYLPKPRHIEFQILADDENVVHLGERECSIQRRHQKLIEEAPSPVFDEEMREKFGRLAVKGAKYIGYRNAGTMEFLYQDGELYFLEMNTRLQVEHTVTEMVTGIDIVKEQIRIASGMGLSFDQEEVVLRGHAIECRINAEDPVNFLPRSGVITHYRSPGGTGIRVDSGVHQGYEIPPYYDSMISKLLAWGRTREGAIAKMKRALYEYIIDGVETNIPFHMVVLDDPDFVSGNIHTKFVDEKDIPSRVKEAMPSIVNLKKRLDEIFNKEEEINEKIIAIAISAINAYKRLESEIGLVDVNTSESWKIDARIKNLRWL is encoded by the coding sequence ATGTTTTCAAAAATTCTTGTGGCGAACAGAGGAGAGGTTGCTGTTAGGGTTATGAGAGCATGTAAGGAAATGGGTATTAAAACTGTTGCTGTTTATTCTGACGCAGATAGAAAAGCCTTTCACCGTGTTTATGCTAATGAGTGTTATTACATTGGTGATTCAGATCCAAAAAAAAGCTATTTGAATATGGATAAGATAATTGATGTTGCCAAAAAGAGCGATAGCGAAGCGATCCATCCGGGATATGGTTTTTTGTCTGAAAACGCTGAGTTTGCGAAGAGGTGTGAAGAGGAGGGCATAGTCTTCATTGGGCCTCCATCCAAGGTCATCTCAGCCATGGGCTCAAAGGTTAATGCAAGAAAGCTGATGAGGAATGCCGGGGTTCCAGTAATTCCGGGAAGTGACGCTATTGAAACTCTGGAGGAAGCTAAAGCTTTTGCTGAAAAAATTGGTTATCCAGTTGCCGTTAAGGCATCCGGCGGTGGAGGAGGCATCGGGATAAATATAGCCAACAACGAGGGGGAGCTTGAGAGGGCATTTAAGAGAAGCAAAAAGCTCGGAGAGTCCTACTTCAAGGATCCATCAGTGTACATCGAGAAGTATCTTCCAAAACCGAGGCACATCGAATTTCAGATCCTTGCAGATGATGAGAATGTTGTCCATTTGGGCGAGAGAGAGTGCAGCATCCAGAGAAGGCATCAAAAGCTGATTGAAGAGGCTCCTTCTCCAGTTTTCGATGAGGAAATGAGAGAGAAGTTTGGAAGGTTGGCTGTGAAGGGAGCAAAGTACATAGGATACAGAAATGCCGGAACAATGGAGTTTCTATATCAGGACGGAGAGTTGTATTTCCTGGAAATGAACACGAGGCTTCAGGTTGAGCATACAGTCACGGAGATGGTAACGGGAATAGATATCGTAAAGGAGCAGATACGAATAGCGAGTGGAATGGGTCTAAGCTTCGACCAGGAGGAGGTTGTCCTGAGAGGGCATGCGATCGAATGCAGGATAAATGCCGAGGATCCTGTGAATTTCCTCCCGAGGAGCGGTGTTATTACACACTACAGATCTCCTGGAGGGACAGGAATAAGGGTTGATAGCGGAGTGCATCAGGGTTATGAGATCCCTCCATACTACGACTCGATGATATCCAAGCTACTGGCATGGGGTAGAACCAGAGAAGGTGCCATAGCAAAAATGAAGAGGGCCCTGTATGAGTATATCATAGATGGAGTTGAAACGAACATTCCGTTCCATATGGTTGTTCTCGATGATCCCGATTTCGTCAGCGGGAATATTCACACGAAATTCGTCGATGAAAAGGACATCCCGAGCAGGGTTAAGGAGGCCATGCCCAGCATAGTGAACCTGAAGAAGAGGCTGGACGAAATATTTAATAAAGAAGAAGAAATTAACGAAAAAATAATAGCAATTGCGATATCCGCCATAAATGCCTACAAGAGGTTGGAGTCCGAGATAGGTTTGGTAGATGTAAACACATCTGAAAGCTGGAAGATTGATGCAAGGATAAAAAACCTCAGGTGGCTCTAG
- a CDS encoding TrmB family transcriptional regulator yields the protein MEVASILEKLGLSSYQAKALISLLKCGEAKASEISELSGVPRAKIYEVLDQLADLGLVDKIPSRPVKFRVREPKEILERLKSNIMIEYESRIDFFDRVKEELIRSFASLYSPASFRTKELIRVVSVGEASERETRLMYREAEKEINIVSRCFEYYPKVRKELVDAFNRGVKIKILLLGRKFIDERGMKVQNEVLKMIKSDMGAEVKLSRTPLPLRGSIVDPSYEYKTGKAIFVVEDPETPLYLRDSAVTDNPSLVAGMKKYFDLIWMYEAGDVE from the coding sequence ATGGAGGTAGCCAGCATTCTCGAAAAGCTCGGACTGAGCAGTTATCAGGCAAAAGCTCTGATCTCATTGCTTAAGTGTGGGGAGGCCAAGGCATCGGAGATCAGTGAACTCAGCGGTGTTCCGAGGGCAAAGATATATGAGGTTCTCGATCAGCTTGCCGATCTCGGACTGGTAGATAAAATACCCAGCAGACCCGTGAAATTCAGGGTGAGGGAGCCGAAAGAAATCCTTGAAAGGCTGAAAAGCAACATTATGATTGAATACGAGAGCAGGATAGATTTTTTTGACAGAGTTAAGGAAGAATTGATCAGGAGTTTTGCATCACTATACTCTCCTGCAAGCTTTAGAACTAAAGAGTTGATAAGGGTAGTTAGCGTTGGAGAGGCGAGTGAGAGGGAAACAAGATTGATGTACAGGGAGGCTGAGAAGGAGATCAATATAGTCTCCAGATGCTTTGAATACTATCCTAAAGTAAGAAAAGAGCTTGTGGATGCATTCAATCGTGGGGTGAAAATCAAAATACTCCTTCTCGGCAGGAAGTTCATCGATGAGAGGGGAATGAAGGTTCAAAACGAGGTACTGAAGATGATAAAGTCAGACATGGGTGCTGAAGTTAAGCTCAGCAGAACTCCTCTTCCGCTCAGAGGTAGCATAGTTGATCCAAGTTATGAGTACAAAACTGGCAAAGCAATATTCGTCGTTGAGGATCCAGAAACTCCTCTATATCTGAGGGATTCTGCAGTAACAGATAATCCGAGCCTCGTTGCCGGGATGAAGAAGTACTTCGATCTCATATGGATGTATGAGGCGGGAGATGTAGAATAG
- the rpl12p gene encoding 50S ribosomal protein P1, protein MEYVYAALILHSAGKEITEDGIKAILEAAGVEVNEARVKALVSALEDVNIEEAIEKASFAVAPAPAAAPAAAPAEGAEEEKKEEEEEEEEKKEEEAIEGLGALFG, encoded by the coding sequence ATGGAATATGTGTATGCTGCTTTAATTCTGCACTCCGCTGGAAAGGAGATAACCGAAGATGGTATTAAAGCGATACTCGAGGCTGCAGGTGTGGAGGTTAACGAGGCTAGGGTGAAGGCTCTGGTTTCTGCACTCGAGGATGTGAACATAGAGGAGGCAATCGAAAAGGCAAGCTTTGCAGTAGCTCCGGCTCCAGCAGCGGCTCCAGCAGCGGCTCCAGCAGAGGGTGCAGAAGAGGAGAAGAAGGAAGAGGAAGAAGAGGAAGAGGAGAAGAAGGAAGAAGAGGCAATCGAGGGACTTGGAGCACTGTTTGGATAA
- a CDS encoding 50S ribosomal protein L10: MAAVRGAVPQWKLKDVEELKELMKNYQTIGIVSFRGVPAGQMQKIRRELRDKVKIKVVKNTLIEKAIEEAEEFESLKEFLGDQVAFVASDMNPFKLFKELEKTKEPSPLKPNQVSPVDVVVEKGPTSFPPGPVLGDLQMGGLPAAIEKGKIVIKDTVTVVRAGEVVKPEVAKALSLLEIKPVKLGLDTRVLMEKGIVFTPEDLAIDVEAVSGQFTEAYTKALNLAVNSAYVIPETAEILIAKAFMNAKNLAVNAGLPVKEAIPEILGKAYSEMMAIASLLPEEALDEDLLAKVKSVEVQKVETVSVEEEKKEEEEEVEEEEESKEEEAIEGLGALFG; encoded by the coding sequence ATGGCGGCAGTTAGAGGTGCTGTACCCCAGTGGAAGCTCAAGGATGTTGAGGAACTTAAAGAGCTAATGAAGAACTACCAGACCATCGGCATAGTCAGCTTCAGGGGTGTTCCAGCGGGACAGATGCAGAAGATCAGAAGAGAGCTAAGAGATAAGGTAAAGATAAAGGTTGTCAAGAACACATTGATCGAGAAGGCCATCGAGGAAGCGGAAGAGTTCGAGAGCCTTAAGGAATTCCTCGGTGATCAGGTGGCTTTTGTAGCTTCGGACATGAACCCCTTCAAGCTGTTTAAAGAACTCGAAAAGACAAAAGAACCATCCCCTCTAAAACCAAATCAGGTTTCTCCCGTTGATGTTGTTGTTGAGAAGGGGCCAACCTCATTCCCACCCGGACCCGTGCTTGGAGATCTGCAGATGGGTGGGTTACCAGCTGCGATCGAGAAGGGTAAGATAGTCATCAAAGATACCGTAACCGTTGTCAGAGCTGGAGAAGTTGTCAAGCCAGAGGTTGCAAAGGCTCTGTCGCTGCTCGAGATCAAGCCCGTAAAGCTGGGACTTGACACGAGAGTGCTGATGGAGAAGGGAATCGTGTTCACACCAGAGGATCTCGCAATAGATGTCGAAGCCGTCTCTGGCCAGTTCACCGAGGCCTATACAAAAGCCCTGAACCTTGCAGTGAACTCAGCATATGTGATCCCAGAGACTGCGGAGATACTCATAGCAAAGGCATTCATGAATGCCAAGAACCTTGCAGTAAATGCTGGACTGCCAGTTAAGGAAGCAATTCCAGAGATTCTCGGAAAAGCTTACTCAGAAATGATGGCAATTGCATCACTGCTCCCAGAAGAGGCTCTGGATGAGGACTTGCTGGCCAAGGTTAAGTCCGTGGAGGTTCAAAAAGTTGAGACCGTGAGTGTGGAAGAGGAGAAGAAGGAAGAGGAAGAAGAGGTAGAAGAGGAAGAAGAAAGTAAGGAAGAAGAAGCGATTGAAGGTCTTGGTGCTTTATTTGGATAA